In a genomic window of Sarcophilus harrisii chromosome 4, mSarHar1.11, whole genome shotgun sequence:
- the STK19 gene encoding serine/threonine-protein kinase 19 produces MSRKRPRLVPETFGCKRQQGPGGAGEEFPKGSVRRALRELGQLFPRRLFQDALPPIALKSQVYSLVPDRTVADRQLRELREQGEIRIIQLGFDCDAQGIVFTEDFRTKALESCRGWPFEGTVKKFLALVLPACGDLSFQQDQMIQTFGFRDCEITQLVNAGVLTVRDAGSWWLSVPGAGRFVKYFVKGRQAVLGMVRKSKYRELSLSELLGRQAPLSVRLGLPYHVHDLIGGQLLDIVPTTSGTLLRLPET; encoded by the exons ATGAGCCGGAAGCGGCCCCGGCTCGTCCCGGAAACCTTCGGGTGCAAGAGGCAACAAGGGCCAGGGGGGGCCGGTGAGGAATTCCCGAAGG GGTCGGTGCGCAGGGCCCTTCGGGAACTGGGCCAATTGTTCCCCAGGCGGCTCTTCCAGGACGCGCTGCCTCCCATCGCCCTCAAGAGCCAGGTGTACAGCCTCGTGCCAGACCGGACCGTCGCCGACAGGCAGCTG AGAGAACTTCGGGAACAAGGGGAGATTCGAATCATTCAACTTGGCTTTGATTGTGATGCTCAAGGGATTGTCTTCACTGAAGATTTTAGGACcaaa GCCCTGGAATCTTGCAGGGGCTGGCCATTTGAAGGGACAGTGAAGAAGTTTCTAGCCCTGGTACTTCCAGCCTGTGGAGACCTCAGCTTTCAACAGGATCAGATGATCCAAACCTTTGGTTTTAGGGACTGTGAGATAAC GCAGCTGGTTAATGCTGGAGTCCTCACAGTCCGAGATGCTGGGAGCTGGTGGCTGTCAGTGCCAGGAGCTGgaagatttgtaaaatattttgttaaag GGCGACAGGCAGTACTTGGAATGGTTCGAAAGTCCAAGTATCGGGAGCTGTCCCTTTCTGAGCTTCTAGGCAGACAGGCTCCTCTGTCTGTGCGGCTTGGTCTTCCCTATCATGTACATGATCTAATTGGAGGACAGTTGCTTGACAT TGTCCCTACCACATCTGGGACTCTTCTTCGCCTGCCTGAAACATAA